The DNA region TATACTAGAGATAATTGGCTTGTGGTTGCTACTCCAAGAGATGGTATTGCCACATGGGCACCCGAATCTTCAACTAACGGGGACGATAGCGCTATGACACCAAATATCACGGAAACGGGATAGATGGATGAATAGACCTTGTACGATTATGTCGGAGGACAAGTACATAGTCCCATTGAAAGTCGCTATTTTAGAGGCTATTTTATTTTATCAGTACAAGTTCTTGTCCCGAGTCGAGGACAAGAACTGACCGATTGCCGAAAAGGACAAGACTAAGAGAAGTGATAAATAAATTCAGTTCGATAGTATTAAACAAATTATTTCCAGAATATATAGTGCATAAGCCTTATCGATGATAAAATGAACTTATTACCAAAATGGGATGTAAGAGCTAAGTCAAACTACGAACTATATTTAAATAGTTCGCTAGAATAAAAAAGGCTTTCAGTCTTCACAAATACATATGTACAAAATACGAGTTTTGTGAATAAGTAGTGTTATTAAAATATAGAACCGGCCCAACCCGGCTCTTTGATCTGATTTATCTGCTTTTTACTTATCCATATTATTTACGGCTTTTCGCATCTCTTCATCCGTTAAATGCGTATAAATCATCGTAGTTTGGATTGATGAATGGCCCAGTTGGTTTTTTAGTCTCGGTACGTCGTTGTTTTCTTGATGATAACGTGTCGCAAAAGAATGTCTTAACGCGTGTACCGTTAACGCCGGTTTGCCGAACGCTGCCGCATATTTTTCGATCAGCTTCTCAATGGCTCTTGGCGTCAGCCGGCGGTTTGTGCCTTTGCGGCCGATTGGCGCCGCCAAAAACAAGGAACTTTCCGATTTGTCCGGCGCATATCTTGCTTCCCGGATGCTTAGGTAATTTTCCAGGTCCGCTAAAGCTTGTTCGCTAAAATACACGTATTGTTCTTTATTTCCTTTGCGGATTACCCGGACCAATCCTTTGTTCATGTCCAGATCGCCGATGTCGGTTCCCGCAACTTCCGATAAGCGTAGTCCGGATCCAAGTATCAAGGACACGATGGCGGTGTCTCGTTCGCGGTTAAACTCATGGAAACGAAAAATCCGCTTGTTGTCTTTGTTTTGCGCGCCAAAATCATACGCCACAAACTGCCGGAACCGTTCGAAATCATCGTCTCGCAAAATTTTCCCTTCAATCCGGTTGGCCATCGTTTCCTGGCTTTCTTTAACGGCGTTAAATTCTATTTTGGCCATAACATTACGCTGAATATACGGCTGTAAATCGTCGGTTTCTGCTTTGTTTTGCAAATAATCGAACAACGATTTTAACGCGGACAGTTTGCGGTTGATCGTATATTTGTTGTTTCCCAAACGGTACTCCAGATGGGAAAGAAAATTTTCGATCTCGCGAACCGTCAATTTTTCCAAGCTGGGTAATTCAACGTCTTTGCGGCTTGCGGCTGCGAACTTTTCGGCAATCAGCCAGTCAAAAAAGATGATGAAATCATGACAGTAATTCAGCAGCGTCGTCGGCGACAATTTGCGTTTGCGGCTATCTATGTATTCGGTCACGTACCAAGGCAGCTCACTTAGCTTTTCATCGATACGGTTCATATAATGCGCTTTTAACGTTTTATCCATGTCGGTTCGTCACCTCCTAAACCAAGCATAATTCATTTATAATTATTCGTCAAATTATTATTTTACGTAATTATAAAAAATCCTGCAGCTGGACTAAAAAGCTCATGCCCAGCTGCAATCATATTAATTGCTCGTATATTTTACCCAGTCATATTCAGCGTACAACGGATTCGCTCCATTATAAGAACCTAACCAGTCATCCACTCCGGTTCCGTTCCATAGATTCATCATAATTTTGCCTGGCGTACTCGGAATATTCGCGGTGGCGGTATGTTTCAAAACACCGTCTACATACCATTTAATATACCCTGGCTGCCAATCGAAAGCATAGGTATGGAAGCCCTTTGATGCATCAAAGCCAAGAGAGATAACCTTTTCATGACCGCCAACCCCATTGGTATAATAGTTAAACTGCACTTTTGTCGTGTCTTTTCCTAGAAATTCGATATCTATTTCATCCCATTGTGTGCCATGAGCAGGTCCTGTATACGTGAAAAAGGATGAGACAATTCCTGTATTTTTGGCTGGCTTCATACTGACCTCGTACAGGCCGTATCCGTAAATGTTCGTTGATCGGTACTCCGCGCAGTCAAATTTGTTGTACGCAGAACTCGTTAAGCCCAGCTTGAGCTTTCCATCATTCGTAAAATTAACATTGTTGGCACGCCATGTGCAATTGAACACCCCCCCATTGGAATACCCATCTGCCTTTTCCCATGTACTCGGATTAAAATAACTTAATGGTTCCCAGAACACACTCCCCGCTAAAGCGCTTACAGAAAAAATCAAAGAAAACGCAAATGTGGTCACCAGTGTAAAACAGGACTTCTTTTTCATAATACACCTCCAAAATGATTTTAAATATGAACGAAGTTATGGAGCCACGGTGTTGGAATATTTTACCTGGGTAATTATAGTATATCGCTTACATTGAAATGTGGCAACCTGTAAATAAATACCCGACCAGTTCCCTGATACCAGTCGGGTTCTAATCTCGCTTTTTACTTTTTCCCGCCCACCATAAAATACAAAAACCAGACAGCATGATTTTGTTCATCGGAAACCGTACGTTTAAATAGTTCCTTGATATAGGGATCGTGCGCTTTATCTGCGATTTCCAGGTACTGGTCAACCGTTTTTTGCTCATCCAAAAAAGCGCCGATCACTCCCGACCGGTAATCGGCCGGGCACCGTTCCGTTTGCCGCGGAGTCGCTTGCGTGCCGGTTAACGAAGCATAGAGTTGCAAGAAGCTGTGATAGTGCCGAATTTCGTCTTGACGGATTTCCATAATTCTCCTCTTTATCTCTTCATTCGGAGCCATGCCGGCCAATTGTTCGTAGCAGATGATCGCGTTGTATTCACCGTTTATGGCGCGTACGATATCAGGGATTAAATTTTGGTCCGCAGAGACGCGAAACGGATCGTAAAAATCGAAATCATAGTGCAAACTAACCTTCCCCTCTCGCTCTATTCAACCCTAGGCTATGCAGCCTATAGGCATTTGGTGCAAGGTCCGCATAAAGGAAAAGTCCGCGCTGTTTTTCCGCATCACTTGCTACCGTTCGAACATGAACATGCTCCGCTGAATAAAATTTAGATATATAAAGATGTAGGTGATGCGATATGCGAAATAAGGGCGGTTTGACAAGCTGGGAAGAATTTGAAAAGAAAATGCTGGAGCAATTTCCGTTTTTGCCGAAAAATTTCACCCAGGCGAATCCCGCCAAAAATCTCTCCTGGGTAGGCGACTATGTCCAAAAGCAGCTTCAAAAGTCCATGCCAGCCGATTTTAAAATCCCTATCTTCCATGACAATGCGGGGAATTATGAACTTCACGAAACACACCGAAGTTTAATTGTCCGGTTGCCTGTTTCGGACCATTTCGAATTAGACCATACAAAGATCTCGGTAAATCGCAACAAGCTGCGGATTGTTTTGCCGTCCGGGGAAAAACAGGAAATCCAGCTCAAAAAACAAGTGAACCCTAAACAAACCCGGGCAAAATACAAGGAAGGCATTTTGGAGATCCAGATGCCTAAGATGCCGGAGTCCCAAAACTTTCACGATGTCTTTGTCGAAAGCGAAAACGAGGAATAGAAGTTTGGATGAGAATGCCCCGTTGCACAGCGCAACGGGGCATTCTCATCCGGTTGTTCCCAAGTTAACTTCAAAGTTTCATGCCTCATACCCGTCAAGCAGCGTTCCTCCATACGGTTCCAGCGCCCGGCCGCAAACCTTGACGAGTTCGCACGGATCGTCCCGAAGATACAGCGTTTCCAGCCCTTTCTCCAATTCCCCCGCCGTTTCAGGAGCGTACTTTTGCAAATACCGGAATAAGTGTTTCCCTTCCCCAAGCCATTGTTGGTTGGCGCGCAGCAGAAACTCGCTAAATAAAATAAGCAGCTTGCTGGCCACAAACCATTTTTCGCAGCGTGGAACTTGGCCCTGCAAATCCGTGATTTTTTCGGAAATCTGGTATCTGGCGAAATCCAGTTCTGCTTGCGACCAAGGCATCGGGCCATACTGCAGATCGTTTTCTGCTTCTTCGATAAATTCCAGGCCGCTTTCCCGCGAAACCAAAACAACGCCTCCGGCTACCAGTCTCTGCAACGTGGGGTTGGCGGTCTGCACCCCTAAATCGTAGTATTCCCTGTAATTTTCCGGCGTAAGTACCGTACACTCGATGATCCAATCCATGAAAGAGCTTACCCTATGAAAATAACCCGGGTCCTCCTTTTCAAAAACAACGATATCCAAATCCGAAGCCGCGTCATGCTGGTTTATGCTGGCGCTGCCGCCCAATACCGCTAACATGCAATCGGGATAATGCTGAGACACAAACGTCTGGGCCGCCTCCGCCGGCGAACTTCGCATATAATTCCCCTCCTCCCCGTATCAATAAATTGTATGAGCGAACGAAGCAGCGTAATCCTTTTTAAGAAAGCCTTACATCACAAGAAAGGAAGCGTACCGATGTTTGCGACAAATTGTCAGGCGCATGCGCATGCGTTTTATGGATCGACATCCATCAATTTAGGCCATCGTCATAATGTCCGGTTTTTTACTTATCCTGTTAATGGAGGCCCAAGTGACTGCCACTTTCATCGTTTCCAAGGAATCACTTACACCCGGGATCAACATTTCCATCGATTTAACGGCTACACCGGACCGCCCGTTTATTTACCTGACGGATCACATTTTCATTGGGTTGACGATGTTGTGGATGACGAGCCGTTCGAATTTAGAGGCCAATATTATATCACCGTGACAGGCATCCCGCGGCATCGCCACAGTTTTCAGGGGCGAACCGGTCCCCCGCTGGGTTACGAACCCCCCAGTTGGTGAAAGTAATCGATATATTTATCCGTCGCTTGCAGCAGATCATCCTTTAAACGCCGCTCAACCTGTTCATGCTGTTCATGACCGTTTGCCCCCTCTTGCAATTGAGCCATATAAAAGGCAAGCCGGTCCTCGACTTGCCGGATCATATCGTCCATGATGTTTTGCAGCTGTTCGGCCGTGAGGGTCATATTGCGGTGATTAGCTTTCTCGGCCAGCAAGGAGGCGATGTCCTCTTTTATGTATCGTTGCACTTCGACTTTGATCGTTTGGACGGACGATTTGCTCGGATCGTCAGGGTCCTGGCCAAACGAAACGTCCTCCGTTTGTTTGCCGGCTACCGATAGATCTTCAATCGTTCCTTGATCATTAGGACTGATTCCGATAATGAGGGTGCCGTTCAGATTTTCTACTTTCAACTGCTCAAAATTGTAATCTATCTTTTCAACATGTTGTCTCGGCATGGATTGCAAAGCCTCAAACTGCTTCTTCAGCGCCGAAATATCGTTTTCCAATTGAAACAATTTATCGTACTGCCAGCGCAAGGCATGATTGATTTGATCCAGCCAATGATTGGGGGGATGTCCCGACAAATGCCCCTCCTCCTTTCTTTTTCTTTATCAATGTATGCCAATCCATCGCCCGTCTTGCAATAAATTAGCTACATGGGAGGGATCATCAGACCGGTTCAATTAATCTCTTGGGATAAGATGCCTGATGTGCTTGGTGCGATTCTTCGCGTCAAGTATGGCGGTATTGCCGATTTGCAGCCCGGAGGAAGTTGATATCCCCAAAATATAGAGATTGTTCACGTTGATGCAGGGGCTTTTGTTCTTTTGCGTAAAAATGACTTCCTCATTGATTTCTTGGGAGGGAAACGGTTGAAAGAACACGGGCAGCTTCTCCAATTTCCCCTCATCCCCCCAAAAGACGGGAATTTGGCGTTGCAAGGCGAAAACTTGCGAATCCGGAAAGATTCCCCAGACATCTCCCACATGTACAAAAGAAGAATAAATTACGAAGGTGACTTTCATCTGATTAACGCAGGATATCCGCATCATGTCTACCGTGCAAAAGGCACAAGCGGCCCGATAATGAGGGATTCCGGCGGAGTGTCAAATATGGAGGAGAGCCGAATAGAACCGGTGTCCCCAATCAAAACGACCGATGAACTGCCCACTGCCACGATCTTCATGTTGTCTACCATGATTTTATCGTTTGTAACATCCAAGCGAATTTTTTCGTTCATCTTTTTCACACCTTCCGCATTGGCATTCAAAATCGGTTATTACCGCCCGGTGGCAAAAGGGACCACCGGTCCCGGCAAAGCAGCAGGAGCGGTTGGGGCTGCCTCCGGGGCGGGACCCGTAAACCCTCCGGTATTGTACAGATTGGATAACGATTTTATGATCCCGGCTGTTCCGATTTGCAAAACTGAAGAATTTGAAATTCCGTTAATCCGAAGGCACTGAATCGAAATGGTCTGCTGAACATGTATCATTAGGCTAAGGTCCCTCCCTTGGTGACCGAACTATCGACAACAGCGGGGTCAATGGTTAGGGTCGTACTCAAGCCGCTGTTCGTAACCGGAAAATCCCCGGTATTAAACGATCCCGAGCCCGCAAATGTTTTCGTGGCCGTCTGCGGGGAGATAACCAGCGTATCGCCAAATTGCACCACTCCACCGGAGCTGATGTTAATAATCTTTACATTTCCAACGATTGCAGGCATCAGTTAAACACCTTCTTCCTCCACTTCGTCCCGCAGCTTAAAGCCGAACTGTTTTTCGGGCTAGGTAAATAACCATTTCCTCAGTCTCTTCATCATATGGAGCAAAGCGTCATTTCGTTACGGCTCATCATGCATCATAAATAACATAACGAAAAAACCGCCCCACAGTATATGTGGAACGGTTTTGAGCTTTCATCGGACATGCCGGCCTATTCATTCAACGCGGACATAATCATCAGCACCAAATCGCTGCGGGTGACTTGTGCGTTTTCTTTCAGTTCCAACCCGCTTAAAGCCTTCCCCGACGCCGCGGAAATTACGGCTGCAGCCTCTTTGACGATCAAGTTTTGTTCAGGCCGGAAAGCGGTGTCGGCGAAACCGTCCGTATACCCCGCTTGCTTAAGCGCGGAAACGGCAGGCAATGCCCACGGCTCGATGCTGTCTTCATCGGAAAATCCGGTTTCGGCTGCCGCGTCGCCCAGATTGAAGGCCCGGCTCACCATCACCGCAAATTCGGCGCGGGTTACGAGCCCATTCGGACGGAATGTGCCGTCGCCGTAACCGTTGATGATGCCCGCGGACTCTGCCCGGGCAATCGCCGACTTGTTGGGATCGTTAGCGATATCCGTAAACCGGGAAGCGACATTCTCCGCCGCTTCCCCGCCGGCCTCGCCACTGCTTCCTGCTTCGGCCGGAAGCGCCGCTCCTTTCAAATCGGTGATGCGGCCTTCCGCCTTCAGGTTGACCGTACCCGCTTTATCCAGGTATTCGCGGAACACTTCATAATCGACCAGATTCAGCTCGTAGAAACGGCCGTCGTCCTTGGCCTGCTTCATCGAGTTGTAGAAATCTCCGCCGCCGGCCATATAGGAGTTGGTGGCCACGATATAATAAGCCTTCGGATCGATGTCGGCGTACGTGCCGTCTTCATTTTGAATTTGTACTTTCACGATGCGTTGTCCGGATTGCGTTTTCTCCCCGGTCACATCATCGACGACTTCAGGCTGCTTGGTCGAATCATAGTAGAAGCGCATGCCCGAAACCTGCGGAAACCGCCCTTCACCGTTTTCGACGCCGCTTACGCCGTTCTCCAACGCCGCTATGATTTCATCGCCGGTCATCTTGAGCGCGGTCAGATTGTTGCCGAACGGCATCGTCGTCAGCAATTCGCCGAGCGTTATGTCGCCGGCATCGATCGAAGCGCGAATCCCGCCGCCATTCTGAATCGTCACATATCCTTTGACACCGGGTTCCTTGACGATGCTCATCACTTTCGACCGCATGCCGTCGGCCACCAGGTCGCCCAGGTTCGTCTCCTGCTTGCGCGCGCTGTTGCGTTCACCGTCTAGGGGAACGTCCGACTCGCCGACAACGGTTTTTTTCAGTTCTTCTAGGGGGGCGGCGTATTCGGCCAGCTTGGCTTCCGCTTCCGCATTGCCCTTAATGGCATAATTGCCGGCATCATCCTTGGCATTAAGGTCGATCAAGCGGCCGTTCCATTCCTTCAGTACGCCCTTGTCGTCAAACGTCACATCCAGTTGGCCCAAATGCTCGTCATATTCGCCCGTTTGTACGATCAGCGTCGGCTCCGTATCGGCGTGGCGCACTTCGGGAACATCGAGCTGCGTATGGGAGTGGCCGCCGACGATGATGTCGATGCCATCAACCGCTTCCGCCAGCTCCTGATCGACCGTATAACCCAGATGCGATAATACGATAATTTTGTCGATGCCTTCCGCTTCCAGCGCATCCACCTGCTTTTGCGCGCTTTCCACTTCATCATTGAACTTAATGTTGGGCCCCGGCGAAGAGAGCACGGAGGATTCCGGCGTGGTTAGGCCGATGATCCCCACCTTCTCGCCGCCGATTTCCTTGATCACGGCCGGATAAATCTTCCCTTCTTCCCCGGGTTTTCCTAGCCCGCTGTTCGCCATGGGGCTTAATGCCGGCTCTGTGCCGAAATTGAGGTTCGCGCTTACGAACGGGAACTTGGCCTGCTTCACAAATTCGGCCAAGGCCGCAGGACCTTTATCAAACTCATGGTTCCCGAACGTCATGGCATCGTATTTCATTGCGTTCATAAAATACAGGTCCGCGAGGCCGCTAAACTGATTAAAATAGAGCGTTCCCGAAAAGACGTCGCCCGCATCCAGCAGCAGGGTATTCCCCGTTCTTGCTTCCTGTACGGCCGTGACGCGGCGGCCGATATTGTCCAGATGGGCATGCGTGTCATTCGTATGTAACACCCTAAGCTGGAATTCCCCCGAACCGTTTGCGTTTTCGGCTGCACTGACTGTTCCCCAGGCCGTACCGGTCGTAAGTCCGGCCGCAATGACAGCGGCCGCAAAAAACTTGCCGAATGACTTGTACCCCAACTGCATAAAGCCAACTCCTCCTCACCCCATATTAGTTGCACTACATAATAAATATAAGTTCAATAGATTTGTATGTAAACAATTTAAACCAATCATGCGAATACCTTCGGATGACCATAATCAGGAAAGATGTTATACTGAGTGTAAGCCCCTTGCGGGCTTATTTTCTTTAAGGAGGACTGCTTGTATGAGAACCATTGACATGGTCACGCTTGGTTGGGAAAAACAAGTTGGGGGTGATATCTACTATGAGCCCTAGTTTTAAAGCCCTCGACGGAACCAGAACGCATTTGGTGAACCAGCTCGTATTTTTTGACGAACAGTACCCTTTTTTTGCGGATACTTATCTATACGGAATGCCAAGCCGCGATCGGAAAATGATAGACGACCTCCTGCAAAAATACACCGCCCGATTGATATCCATGCTAGCGGCCGATGATACTGCGCTGCAAGATATGCTCCATCAGGTCGTTCTGATTGGAAGTGGCGTAAAAGTGGAGTTTGAGGAAGACGGTTCAACGGACCTGTTCACTGTGGTCTATCCCACGGAAAGCGACCCCGACAACAACCGGATCTCTTTTATCTCCCCGATCGGCAGGCAACTGCTTTGTGCGGAATGCAATTCTCCCCTTGTCTTGGAGGTTCCGGACGGAACGCAGCGGATTCATGTCCGTGAAATAAAATACGCTTATATAGGCGGATTTCAAGATGAATAACGATCACGATCACGCCTTTTAATCCATTCCCCCGCCTTCGCGCGGGGGATATTTCCAAAAAGCGCTCAGCTCAACGCGTTCAGCATAAACTCATAGATGTCCCGGTCGCTTAATACTTCGTCATCGGGAGTAACGATTTGTTGAACCTGCAAGCCGTACTTCAACGTGGCAAATAGCTGCGCAACCTTGTTGGCGTCGATGTGCGCGGGAATAACCCCATGCCGCTTGCCGACTTCAATCCATCTTGCCGAATTGCGGATCGCGGTTTCGTGATAGCGCCGCAGAATGTCGTCCACGGCGGGTTTATCTCTTTGGCTGAGCAAGTATATGAAGATCAGGTTGGAAACACTGTCCGGACTGGCGGCATGCTGCATCCTGCCGGACACCAGGTTCAGCGGTCCCTGGATTTCGGCGGGTTTGCCGGCGGCTTGAGCCACCGATTCGAAAAAAAGCTCATTCGTTTTCTCGAATCCGGATTCAAGGATTAAAGCGAACAATTCGTCTTTGCTTTTGACATAATGATAAATCGCTCCTTTGGTGAGCCCGCTCCGGACGGCAATATCCTGCAGCGTGGCGGCCCGGCAGCCTTTTTCCAAAATCATTTCTTCCGCCGTCTCCAGCAGCAGCTTGAGCGTAGGGTTCATCGTTTTATCATGCATGGTCAAATACCTCCAATTCATAAGCGGTGTTTATTCCGACGGTTGAAGTCCCGGAGAGGCCTGCTTCTTCACCCGCTTTACGTAACGAACGGTCCACCAAATCGTCACACCCACGATGCCATAACTTGCAAACGGCGACACCGCCAGAAATGACGGAACGGATAAAATGTACACCAACCCCACTTTGACAACGGCTTCCAGCACAAGAGCAACCCCCCACACGGCGGTAAGCAGCCGGAAAGTATGGCGGAACCTGGGCAAATGTCTCCACTTTTCTTCCATATTCGCATCCCGCCCCGTAAACCGCTCGGCAAAATAATAAATTAACGGGCGCTTAAGAAGCAAAG from Paenibacillus macerans includes:
- the bglS gene encoding beta-glucanase, whose amino-acid sequence is MKKKSCFTLVTTFAFSLIFSVSALAGSVFWEPLSYFNPSTWEKADGYSNGGVFNCTWRANNVNFTNDGKLKLGLTSSAYNKFDCAEYRSTNIYGYGLYEVSMKPAKNTGIVSSFFTYTGPAHGTQWDEIDIEFLGKDTTKVQFNYYTNGVGGHEKVISLGFDASKGFHTYAFDWQPGYIKWYVDGVLKHTATANIPSTPGKIMMNLWNGTGVDDWLGSYNGANPLYAEYDWVKYTSN
- the xerS gene encoding tyrosine recombinase XerS, with product MDKTLKAHYMNRIDEKLSELPWYVTEYIDSRKRKLSPTTLLNYCHDFIIFFDWLIAEKFAAASRKDVELPSLEKLTVREIENFLSHLEYRLGNNKYTINRKLSALKSLFDYLQNKAETDDLQPYIQRNVMAKIEFNAVKESQETMANRIEGKILRDDDFERFRQFVAYDFGAQNKDNKRIFRFHEFNRERDTAIVSLILGSGLRLSEVAGTDIGDLDMNKGLVRVIRKGNKEQYVYFSEQALADLENYLSIREARYAPDKSESSLFLAAPIGRKGTNRRLTPRAIEKLIEKYAAAFGKPALTVHALRHSFATRYHQENNDVPRLKNQLGHSSIQTTMIYTHLTDEEMRKAVNNMDK
- a CDS encoding 5'-nucleotidase C-terminal domain-containing protein; this encodes MQLGYKSFGKFFAAAVIAAGLTTGTAWGTVSAAENANGSGEFQLRVLHTNDTHAHLDNIGRRVTAVQEARTGNTLLLDAGDVFSGTLYFNQFSGLADLYFMNAMKYDAMTFGNHEFDKGPAALAEFVKQAKFPFVSANLNFGTEPALSPMANSGLGKPGEEGKIYPAVIKEIGGEKVGIIGLTTPESSVLSSPGPNIKFNDEVESAQKQVDALEAEGIDKIIVLSHLGYTVDQELAEAVDGIDIIVGGHSHTQLDVPEVRHADTEPTLIVQTGEYDEHLGQLDVTFDDKGVLKEWNGRLIDLNAKDDAGNYAIKGNAEAEAKLAEYAAPLEELKKTVVGESDVPLDGERNSARKQETNLGDLVADGMRSKVMSIVKEPGVKGYVTIQNGGGIRASIDAGDITLGELLTTMPFGNNLTALKMTGDEIIAALENGVSGVENGEGRFPQVSGMRFYYDSTKQPEVVDDVTGEKTQSGQRIVKVQIQNEDGTYADIDPKAYYIVATNSYMAGGGDFYNSMKQAKDDGRFYELNLVDYEVFREYLDKAGTVNLKAEGRITDLKGAALPAEAGSSGEAGGEAAENVASRFTDIANDPNKSAIARAESAGIINGYGDGTFRPNGLVTRAEFAVMVSRAFNLGDAAAETGFSDEDSIEPWALPAVSALKQAGYTDGFADTAFRPEQNLIVKEAAAVISAASGKALSGLELKENAQVTRSDLVLMIMSALNE
- a CDS encoding ferritin-like domain-containing protein, encoding MHYDFDFYDPFRVSADQNLIPDIVRAINGEYNAIICYEQLAGMAPNEEIKRRIMEIRQDEIRHYHSFLQLYASLTGTQATPRQTERCPADYRSGVIGAFLDEQKTVDQYLEIADKAHDPYIKELFKRTVSDEQNHAVWFLYFMVGGKK
- a CDS encoding spore germination protein GerPB, yielding MIHVQQTISIQCLRINGISNSSVLQIGTAGIIKSLSNLYNTGGFTGPAPEAAPTAPAALPGPVVPFATGR
- a CDS encoding Hsp20/alpha crystallin family protein — translated: MPKNFTQANPAKNLSWVGDYVQKQLQKSMPADFKIPIFHDNAGNYELHETHRSLIVRLPVSDHFELDHTKISVNRNKLRIVLPSGEKQEIQLKKQVNPKQTRAKYKEGILEIQMPKMPESQNFHDVFVESENEE
- the gerPC gene encoding spore germination protein GerPC translates to MSGHPPNHWLDQINHALRWQYDKLFQLENDISALKKQFEALQSMPRQHVEKIDYNFEQLKVENLNGTLIIGISPNDQGTIEDLSVAGKQTEDVSFGQDPDDPSKSSVQTIKVEVQRYIKEDIASLLAEKANHRNMTLTAEQLQNIMDDMIRQVEDRLAFYMAQLQEGANGHEQHEQVERRLKDDLLQATDKYIDYFHQLGGS
- a CDS encoding GreA/GreB family elongation factor, which encodes MSPSFKALDGTRTHLVNQLVFFDEQYPFFADTYLYGMPSRDRKMIDDLLQKYTARLISMLAADDTALQDMLHQVVLIGSGVKVEFEEDGSTDLFTVVYPTESDPDNNRISFISPIGRQLLCAECNSPLVLEVPDGTQRIHVREIKYAYIGGFQDE
- a CDS encoding YmaF family protein, giving the protein MFATNCQAHAHAFYGSTSINLGHRHNVRFFTYPVNGGPSDCHFHRFQGITYTRDQHFHRFNGYTGPPVYLPDGSHFHWVDDVVDDEPFEFRGQYYITVTGIPRHRHSFQGRTGPPLGYEPPSW
- a CDS encoding spore gernimation protein GerPD, with product MVDNMKIVAVGSSSVVLIGDTGSIRLSSIFDTPPESLIIGPLVPFAR
- a CDS encoding spore germination protein yields the protein MPAIVGNVKIINISSGGVVQFGDTLVISPQTATKTFAGSGSFNTGDFPVTNSGLSTTLTIDPAVVDSSVTKGGTLA
- a CDS encoding VC0807 family protein, with amino-acid sequence MNHTRKEIIITLAVNVVLPYLIYTLLIKHTGSLWALSAASVVPLVDSLYSLIKTRKADMFSAFIFIGLILGVAAVLLGGDERFILLRESYVTGIMGLLFLLSLLLKRPLIYYFAERFTGRDANMEEKWRHLPRFRHTFRLLTAVWGVALVLEAVVKVGLVYILSVPSFLAVSPFASYGIVGVTIWWTVRYVKRVKKQASPGLQPSE
- a CDS encoding TetR/AcrR family transcriptional regulator, coding for MHDKTMNPTLKLLLETAEEMILEKGCRAATLQDIAVRSGLTKGAIYHYVKSKDELFALILESGFEKTNELFFESVAQAAGKPAEIQGPLNLVSGRMQHAASPDSVSNLIFIYLLSQRDKPAVDDILRRYHETAIRNSARWIEVGKRHGVIPAHIDANKVAQLFATLKYGLQVQQIVTPDDEVLSDRDIYEFMLNALS
- a CDS encoding spore germination protein GerPE, producing MMRISCVNQMKVTFVIYSSFVHVGDVWGIFPDSQVFALQRQIPVFWGDEGKLEKLPVFFQPFPSQEINEEVIFTQKNKSPCINVNNLYILGISTSSGLQIGNTAILDAKNRTKHIRHLIPRD